A part of Homoserinibacter sp. YIM 151385 genomic DNA contains:
- a CDS encoding non-heme iron oxygenase ferredoxin subunit, with the protein MTAQRACAVAELGVGTAQRVVLDGVAIAVVIDSAGAVHAIGDVCTHGDISLSEGFVEDDTLECWAHGSKFELTTGKPLTLPAYEPVPVFAVEIRDGDVYIDPSTKLAV; encoded by the coding sequence ATGACGGCGCAGCGCGCCTGCGCCGTCGCGGAGCTCGGTGTGGGCACCGCGCAGCGCGTCGTGCTCGACGGCGTCGCGATCGCGGTCGTCATCGACTCGGCGGGCGCCGTCCACGCGATCGGCGACGTCTGCACGCACGGCGACATCTCGCTGAGCGAGGGCTTCGTCGAGGACGACACGCTCGAGTGCTGGGCGCACGGCTCGAAGTTCGAGCTGACGACCGGCAAGCCCCTCACCCTCCCGGCCTACGAGCCGGTCCCCGTCTTCGCGGTCGAGATCCGCGACGGCGACGTGTACATCGACCCCAGCACCAAGCTCGCCGTCTGA
- the sufC gene encoding Fe-S cluster assembly ATPase SufC — protein MATLEVRDLQVSIETDQGTKPILKGVDLTIKQGEIHAVMGPNGSGKSTLAYTIAGHPRYNVDGGTITLDGEDVLEMSVDERARAGLFLAMQYPVEIPGVTVANFLRTAKTAVDGEAPAIRGWAKTVNESMEKLRMDSSFSARNVNEGFSGGEKKRHEILQLELLKPKFAVLDETDSGLDVDALKIVSEGVNRAHAESDMGILLITHYTRILRYIKPDFVHVFVDGKVAEEGGAELADRLEDEGYDRYLAARA, from the coding sequence ATGGCGACACTCGAAGTCCGCGACCTCCAGGTCTCGATCGAGACCGACCAGGGCACGAAGCCGATCCTCAAGGGGGTCGACCTCACGATCAAGCAGGGCGAGATCCACGCGGTCATGGGCCCGAACGGCTCCGGCAAGTCGACCCTCGCGTACACGATCGCGGGGCACCCGCGCTACAACGTCGACGGCGGCACGATCACGCTCGACGGCGAGGACGTCCTCGAGATGAGCGTCGACGAGCGCGCTCGCGCGGGGCTCTTCCTCGCGATGCAGTACCCGGTCGAGATCCCCGGCGTCACGGTCGCGAACTTCCTCCGCACCGCGAAGACCGCCGTCGACGGCGAGGCGCCGGCGATCCGCGGCTGGGCGAAGACCGTCAACGAGTCGATGGAGAAGCTCCGCATGGACTCCTCCTTCTCGGCGCGCAACGTCAACGAGGGCTTCTCGGGCGGCGAGAAGAAGCGCCACGAGATCCTCCAGCTCGAGCTGCTGAAGCCCAAGTTCGCGGTGCTCGACGAGACCGACTCCGGCCTCGACGTCGACGCGCTGAAGATCGTCTCGGAGGGCGTCAACCGCGCGCACGCGGAGTCCGACATGGGCATCCTGCTCATCACCCACTACACGCGCATCCTCCGCTACATCAAGCCGGACTTCGTCCACGTCTTCGTCGACGGCAAGGTCGCGGAGGAGGGCGGCGCCGAGCTCGCCGACCGCCTCGAGGACGAGGGCTACGACCGCTACCTCGCCGCGCGAGCCTGA
- a CDS encoding COX15/CtaA family protein, translating into MPGTSAPAAGALLAALPAGVADRRVRALAWASLVSQTVIVGTGGLVRLTASGLGCPTWPRCTEESYVSTPEMGIHGIIEFGNRLLTFALILIALAAFISILRFRRERRDLFALTLALGLGIPGQGVIGGITVLTNLNPYVVGLHFVLSIGLVCLATVLVYRVHLVDPAVPRALAVPRPFAGAVHALSGIVLVTILVGILTTGSGPHAGDHGAARNGLDPELLQHIHSWPAYAMLALTVVLVGIAVLRGITAPRRFLVALLAAQLVQVAVGLIQARLGLPPFLVGVHMVLACVLASLTTASVLSLKR; encoded by the coding sequence GTGCCCGGAACCTCTGCGCCCGCTGCCGGCGCTCTCCTCGCAGCGCTGCCCGCCGGCGTCGCCGACCGCCGCGTCCGCGCCCTCGCCTGGGCCTCGCTCGTCTCCCAGACGGTGATCGTCGGCACGGGCGGACTCGTGCGGCTCACCGCCTCGGGCCTCGGCTGCCCGACCTGGCCGCGCTGCACCGAGGAGAGCTACGTGTCGACGCCCGAGATGGGCATCCACGGGATCATCGAGTTCGGGAACCGCCTGCTCACCTTCGCGCTCATCCTCATCGCGCTCGCGGCCTTCATCTCGATCCTGCGATTCCGCCGGGAGCGGCGCGACCTCTTCGCGCTGACCCTCGCGCTCGGCCTCGGCATCCCGGGGCAGGGCGTCATCGGCGGCATCACGGTCCTCACGAACCTCAACCCCTACGTCGTCGGCCTGCACTTCGTGCTCTCGATCGGGCTGGTCTGCCTCGCGACCGTCCTCGTGTACCGCGTGCACCTCGTCGACCCGGCCGTGCCGCGCGCGCTCGCCGTGCCGCGGCCCTTCGCCGGCGCGGTCCACGCGCTGTCCGGCATCGTGCTCGTCACGATCCTCGTCGGCATCCTCACGACCGGGTCCGGCCCGCACGCGGGCGACCACGGCGCCGCGCGCAACGGCCTCGACCCCGAGCTGCTGCAGCACATCCACAGCTGGCCCGCCTACGCGATGCTCGCGCTGACGGTCGTGCTCGTCGGGATCGCCGTGCTCCGCGGGATCACGGCCCCTCGCCGCTTCCTCGTGGCGCTGCTGGCGGCGCAGCTCGTCCAGGTCGCGGTCGGGCTCATCCAGGCGCGACTCGGCCTCCCGCCCTTCCTCGTCGGCGTGCACATGGTGCTCGCCTGCGTGCTCGCCTCGCTCACGACCGCCTCGGTGCTCTCGCTCAAGCGCTGA
- a CDS encoding CHY zinc finger protein — MPRALTDGSAEDSVRVGGHEVHGLPVDLETRCVHWHQPWDVVALALPCCERLHPCRECHDAVAGHEAQLWPPDRFDAEAILCGACGSPMSIERYLAADACPCCAAVFNPGCRLHRHRYFAEQPASAGAARAG, encoded by the coding sequence ATGCCCCGCGCGCTGACCGACGGCTCGGCGGAGGACTCGGTGCGGGTCGGCGGGCACGAGGTCCACGGCCTCCCGGTCGACCTGGAGACGCGCTGCGTCCACTGGCATCAGCCGTGGGATGTCGTGGCGCTCGCCCTGCCATGCTGCGAGCGGCTGCATCCGTGTCGGGAATGCCATGACGCTGTCGCCGGGCACGAGGCGCAGCTGTGGCCGCCCGATCGGTTCGACGCGGAGGCGATCCTCTGCGGCGCCTGCGGATCCCCGATGTCGATCGAGCGCTATCTGGCGGCGGACGCCTGCCCCTGCTGCGCCGCGGTCTTCAACCCGGGGTGCCGTCTCCACCGTCACCGGTACTTCGCCGAGCAGCCTGCGTCGGCCGGGGCCGCGCGGGCGGGCTAG
- the sufB gene encoding Fe-S cluster assembly protein SufB — MSDVLIDRPELEGLGQYEFGWADSDSAGASARRGISEEVVADISQKKGEPEWMLQRRLKAYKLFGMKPMPTWGADLSGIDFDNIKYFVRSTEKQAQSWEDLPEDIRNTYDRLGIPEAERARLVAGVAAQYESEVVYHQIQEELEAQGVIFMDTDTALKEHPEFFEEYFGTVIPSGDNKFAALNTAVWSGGSFVYVPKGVHVEIPLQAYFRINTENMGQFERTLIIADEDSYVHYIEGCTAPIYKSDSLHSAVVEIVVKKGARVRYTTIQNWSNNVYNLVTKRAVAHEGATMEWIDGNIGSKVTMKYPSIFLMGEHAKGETLSVAFAGPGQHQDAGAKMIHMAPHTTSSIVSKSIARGGGRAGYRGEVRVDANAHHAANTVRCDALLVDTISRSDTYPAIDIRVDDVQLGHEATVSRVSEEQLFYLMSRGMEEDEAMAMIVRGFIEPIARELPMEYALELNKLIEMSMEGSVG, encoded by the coding sequence ATGTCAGATGTGCTCATCGACCGACCCGAGCTCGAGGGCCTCGGCCAGTACGAGTTCGGCTGGGCCGACTCGGATTCCGCCGGCGCCTCCGCCCGGCGCGGCATCAGCGAGGAGGTCGTCGCCGACATCTCGCAGAAGAAGGGCGAGCCGGAGTGGATGCTCCAGCGCCGCCTCAAGGCGTACAAGCTCTTCGGCATGAAGCCCATGCCGACCTGGGGCGCCGATCTGTCGGGCATCGACTTCGACAACATCAAGTACTTCGTCCGCTCGACGGAGAAGCAGGCGCAGTCGTGGGAGGACCTCCCGGAGGACATCCGGAACACCTACGACCGGCTCGGCATCCCCGAGGCGGAGCGCGCGCGACTGGTCGCGGGCGTCGCCGCGCAGTACGAGTCCGAGGTCGTCTACCACCAGATCCAGGAGGAGCTGGAGGCGCAGGGCGTCATCTTCATGGACACCGACACGGCGCTCAAGGAGCACCCCGAGTTCTTCGAGGAGTACTTCGGCACCGTCATCCCCTCGGGCGACAACAAGTTCGCGGCGCTCAACACGGCCGTGTGGTCGGGCGGCTCCTTCGTCTACGTCCCGAAGGGCGTGCACGTCGAGATCCCGCTGCAGGCCTACTTCCGCATCAACACGGAGAACATGGGCCAGTTCGAGCGGACCCTGATCATCGCCGACGAGGACAGCTACGTCCACTACATCGAGGGCTGCACGGCCCCGATCTACAAGTCGGACTCGCTGCACTCGGCCGTCGTCGAGATCGTCGTGAAGAAGGGCGCCCGCGTCCGCTACACGACCATCCAGAACTGGTCGAACAACGTCTACAACCTCGTCACGAAGCGCGCGGTCGCGCACGAGGGCGCCACCATGGAGTGGATCGACGGCAACATCGGCTCCAAGGTGACGATGAAGTACCCCTCGATCTTCCTCATGGGCGAGCACGCGAAGGGGGAGACCCTGTCGGTGGCCTTCGCGGGCCCCGGCCAGCACCAGGACGCCGGCGCGAAGATGATCCACATGGCGCCGCACACGACGTCCTCGATCGTCTCGAAGTCGATCGCGCGCGGCGGCGGCCGTGCGGGCTACCGCGGCGAGGTCCGCGTGGATGCGAACGCGCACCACGCGGCGAACACGGTGCGCTGCGACGCGCTCCTCGTCGACACGATCTCCCGCTCCGACACGTACCCCGCGATCGACATCCGGGTGGACGACGTCCAGCTCGGCCACGAGGCGACCGTCTCCCGCGTGAGCGAGGAGCAGCTCTTCTACCTCATGTCGCGCGGCATGGAGGAGGACGAGGCGATGGCGATGATCGTCCGCGGCTTCATCGAGCCGATCGCCCGCGAGCTCCCCATGGAGTACGCACTCGAGCTCAACAAGCTCATCGAGATGAGCATGGAAGGATCCGTCGGCTAG
- the sufD gene encoding Fe-S cluster assembly protein SufD: MTLVTPEQHGAKAHSDGGWDGAARRVPVQTRSERFRSAVHAEFPAVTGREVDWKLSPVDRLRDLIDGELDGSAYAFEAPEVEGVSIEWVARDAEGIGAAGLPEDRASANAWSSFERALRIRVEGETQPVSISRAALDARARGAHVLVEAAPHSSGLVVLDSRGPAKLVENVEIVVGEGAQLTLVSVQGWDDDAIHLASHFARIGRDARLKHIVVSLGGSVVRVNPSAHLAEDGADAEMLGLYFSDAGQHLEQQVYVFHDAPHSKSRVTYKGALNGAGARSVWIGDVLIGREATGTDSYEQNRNLVLSDGTRADSIPNLEIETGDIAGAGHASATGRFDDEQLFYLQARGIEEAEARRLVVLGFLSEVVQQIGEPELETRLQAALVAELEAAR, from the coding sequence ATGACGCTCGTCACTCCCGAACAGCACGGCGCGAAGGCGCACAGCGACGGAGGATGGGATGGCGCGGCGCGCCGTGTGCCCGTCCAGACGCGCTCGGAGCGCTTCCGCTCCGCCGTCCACGCCGAGTTCCCCGCGGTCACCGGCCGCGAGGTCGACTGGAAGCTCTCGCCCGTCGACCGCCTGCGCGACCTCATCGACGGCGAGCTCGACGGCTCCGCCTACGCGTTCGAGGCCCCCGAGGTCGAGGGCGTGTCGATCGAGTGGGTCGCGCGCGACGCCGAGGGGATCGGCGCCGCCGGCCTCCCGGAGGACCGCGCGAGCGCGAACGCCTGGTCGAGCTTCGAGCGGGCGCTCCGCATCCGCGTCGAGGGCGAGACGCAGCCCGTCTCGATCAGCCGCGCCGCACTCGATGCGCGCGCGCGCGGCGCGCACGTCCTCGTCGAGGCGGCGCCGCACAGCTCCGGCCTCGTCGTCCTCGACAGCCGCGGCCCCGCGAAGCTCGTCGAGAACGTGGAGATCGTGGTCGGCGAGGGCGCGCAGCTCACCCTCGTGAGCGTCCAGGGCTGGGATGACGACGCGATCCACCTCGCGAGCCACTTCGCCCGCATCGGCCGGGACGCGCGCCTCAAGCACATCGTCGTCTCCCTCGGCGGCTCGGTGGTCCGCGTGAACCCCTCGGCGCACCTCGCCGAGGACGGCGCGGATGCCGAGATGCTCGGCCTGTACTTCTCGGACGCCGGCCAGCACCTCGAGCAGCAGGTCTACGTCTTCCACGACGCGCCGCACTCGAAGAGCCGCGTGACGTACAAGGGGGCGCTCAACGGCGCGGGCGCGCGCAGCGTCTGGATCGGCGACGTGCTCATCGGCCGCGAGGCGACCGGCACCGACAGCTACGAGCAGAACCGCAACCTCGTCCTCTCGGACGGGACGCGCGCCGACAGCATCCCGAACCTCGAGATCGAGACGGGCGACATCGCGGGCGCCGGGCACGCGAGCGCGACCGGCCGCTTCGACGACGAGCAGCTCTTCTACCTGCAGGCCCGCGGGATCGAGGAGGCGGAGGCGCGTCGCCTCGTCGTGCTCGGCTTCCTCAGCGAGGTCGTGCAGCAGATCGGCGAGCCCGAGCTCGAGACGCGCCTCCAGGCGGCCCTCGTCGCCGAGCTCGAGGCGGCGCGATGA
- a CDS encoding metal-sulfur cluster assembly factor, with protein MPTALEPALFDKVEEGLKDVIDPELGVNIVDLGLVYDLAWDEENDALIISMTLTSAGCPLTDVIEEQIGQALDGIVERFRINWVWMPPWGPERITDDGRDMMRAIGFSI; from the coding sequence ATGCCCACCGCACTCGAGCCCGCGCTCTTCGACAAGGTCGAGGAGGGGCTGAAGGATGTCATCGACCCCGAGCTCGGGGTCAACATCGTCGATCTCGGACTCGTCTACGACCTGGCCTGGGACGAGGAGAACGATGCGCTCATCATCTCGATGACGCTCACCTCCGCCGGCTGCCCGCTGACGGATGTCATCGAGGAGCAGATCGGGCAGGCGCTCGACGGCATCGTCGAGCGCTTCCGCATCAACTGGGTGTGGATGCCGCCGTGGGGCCCCGAGCGGATCACCGACGACGGTCGCGACATGATGCGCGCGATCGGCTTCTCGATCTGA